The genome window TGGGCGTCATCGAAGGCGCCGCGAAGGGCAAGAAGGCCGCCTGAGGCGCCTCTCCCGGTCGCTTAATCCAACCCAATTGAAGGAAGACATACATGGCTGCCAAGGAAGTTAAGTTCAGCAGCGAAGCCCGCACCAAGATGCTGCGCGGCGTCGATATTCTGGCTGACGCGGTGAAGGTCACGCTGGGTCCGAAGGGCCGCAACGTCGTGATCGAGAAGTCGTTCGGTGCGCCGCGCATCACCAAGGACGGCGTCTCCGTCGCCAAGGAGATCGAGCTGTCGGACAAGTTCGAGAACATGGGCGCCCAGATGGTGCGCGAAGTGGCCTCGAAGACCAACGACGTCGCCGGTGACGGCACCACCACCGCCACCGTGCTGGCCCAGGCCATCGTGCGTGAGGGCAACAAGTCGGTTGCCGCCGGCATGAACCCGATGGACCTGAAGCGCGGCATCGACCTCGCCGTCGCCGCCGTCGTCGAGGACCTGAAGAAGCGCTCCAAGAAGATCGCCACCTCCGCCGAGGTTGCCCAGGTCGGCACCATCTCGGCCAATGGCGAGCGCGAGATCGGCGAGATGATCGCCAAGGCGATGGAGAAGGTCGGCAACGAGGGTGTGATCACCGTCGAAGAGGCGAAGAGCCTGGAGACCGAGCTGGAAGTCGTCGAGGGCATGCAGTTCGACCGTGGCTACCTGTCGCCGTACTTCGTCACCAACGCCGACAAGATGAACGCCGAGCTGGAGAGCCCGTTCATCCTGCTGCACGAGAAGAAGCTGTCCAGCCTGCAGCCGATGCTGCCGGTGCTGGAGGCTGTCGTGCAGTCCGGCAAGCCGCTGCTGATCATCGCCGAGGATGTCGAGGGCGAGGCCCTGGCCACCCTGGTGGTGAACAAGCTGCGCGGTGGCCTGAAGGTCGCGGCGGTGAAGGCGCCGGGCTTCGGCGATCGCCGCAAGGCCATGCTGGAGGACATCGCCATCCTGACCGGTGGCCAGGTCATCTCCGAAGACATCGGCATCAAGCTTGAGACCGTCTCGCTCGAAATGCTGGGCAAGGCCAAGCGCGTGCTGATCACCAAGGAAGAGACTACCATCGTCGATGGTGCCGGCAAGAAGAAGGACATCGAGGGCCGCGTCACGCAGATCCGCGCGCAGATCGAGGAGACCTCCTCGGACTACGACCGCGAGAAGCTGCAGGAGCGTCTGGCGAAGCTGGCTGGCGGCGTTGCCGTCATCCGCGTCGGCGGTGCCTCCGAGGTCGAGGTGAAGGAGCGCAAGGACCGCGTCGACGACGCGATGCATGCGACCCGTGCCGCTGTCGAAGAAGGCGTGGTTCCGGGCGGCGGTGTCGCCCTGCTGCACGCGCTTAAGGTGCTCGACAAGGTGAAGCCGGGCAATGACGACCAGCGCGTCGGTGTGGACATCGTGCGCCGCGCGATCCAGGCCCCGGCCAAGCAGATCGCCGCGAACGCCGGCATGGACGGCGGCGTGGTTGTCGGCAAGCTGCTGGAATCGACCGACTCCAGCTGGGGCTTCGACGCCCAGACCGGTGAGTACAAGGACCTGGTGAAGGCCGGCATCATCGACCCGACCAAGGTCGTGCGTACCGCCCTGCAGGATGCGGCCTCGGTCGCCTCGCTGCTCATCACCACCGAGGCGATGGTCGCCGACAAGCCGGAGAAGAAGGCCCCGGCCGGCGCTCCGGACATG of Oceanibaculum indicum P24 contains these proteins:
- the groL gene encoding chaperonin GroEL (60 kDa chaperone family; promotes refolding of misfolded polypeptides especially under stressful conditions; forms two stacked rings of heptamers to form a barrel-shaped 14mer; ends can be capped by GroES; misfolded proteins enter the barrel where they are refolded when GroES binds), which gives rise to MAAKEVKFSSEARTKMLRGVDILADAVKVTLGPKGRNVVIEKSFGAPRITKDGVSVAKEIELSDKFENMGAQMVREVASKTNDVAGDGTTTATVLAQAIVREGNKSVAAGMNPMDLKRGIDLAVAAVVEDLKKRSKKIATSAEVAQVGTISANGEREIGEMIAKAMEKVGNEGVITVEEAKSLETELEVVEGMQFDRGYLSPYFVTNADKMNAELESPFILLHEKKLSSLQPMLPVLEAVVQSGKPLLIIAEDVEGEALATLVVNKLRGGLKVAAVKAPGFGDRRKAMLEDIAILTGGQVISEDIGIKLETVSLEMLGKAKRVLITKEETTIVDGAGKKKDIEGRVTQIRAQIEETSSDYDREKLQERLAKLAGGVAVIRVGGASEVEVKERKDRVDDAMHATRAAVEEGVVPGGGVALLHALKVLDKVKPGNDDQRVGVDIVRRAIQAPAKQIAANAGMDGGVVVGKLLESTDSSWGFDAQTGEYKDLVKAGIIDPTKVVRTALQDAASVASLLITTEAMVADKPEKKAPAGAPDMGGMGGMGGMDF